ACTTTTAAAATTTAGAGATCACAGGAATTGAATTTCCTTTTTCACAAATGTAAGTTTAAAAGTCTGTCTTCAAAATATAATAAACAAAAAACCCGATCTTTTCAGAACGGGTTTTTGTAAAAAGTAATCTTTATGATTATTATGCCTCGAATGGAATAATAGATACATAAGATTTGTTATCTCTTTTCTTTTGGAACTTAACAACTCCATCAACTTTTGCATGTAAAGTGTGATCTTTACTAATGTAAACGTTTTCTCCTGGATTGTGTTTTGAACCTCTTTGTCTAACGATGATGTTACCAGCAATAGCAGCTTGACCACCATAAATCTTAACGCCTAGACGTTTTGATTCTGATTCTCTACCATTCTTCGAACTACCGACACCTTTCTTGTGAGCCATGACGTATGAGTTTAAATATTGTTATTATTCTTTAGTAGTCTCTTTTTTTGCTTTTGGAGCTGCTTTTTTTGCTTTTGGAGCTGCTTCTACTTCTTCAGTAGCCGGTGCTTCTTCTGCTACAACTGCTTTTTTAGCTGCTGCTTTTTTAGTTCCTCCTGCTGCAGTAATACCTTCAATTACAATTTGAGTAAGATATTGTCTGTGACCATTTCTTTTTTTGTATCCTTTTCTTCTTTTCTTTTTGAAAACGATAACTTTATCTCCTTTTAAGTGTTGTAACACTTTAGCTTCTACAGAAGCACCTTCTATAGCTGGGGCGCCTAAAGTTACATTTCCGTTATCATCTAATAAAAGAACTTTGTCAAAAGAAACTTTTGAACCTTCTTCGTTAGCCAAACGGTGAACATAAACCTTTAAGTCTTTGCTTACTTTAAATTGTTGCCCTGCTATCTCTACGATTGCATACATATCAAATTGATTTATTGATTTTTAAGGTTGCAAATATACAACTAATAATTTACTACGCAATCCCTTGCCGGAAAAATATTTCTTATTGTTTAAATACTGTTTTTCAAGGCTTTTCACGCGTATTCTTACAACAACAAACAGTAAAAGATTGTTAAAATAAGGCGAAAATATTGACAAAATAATAATTCATGGGTAAAAAAAGTTATTTTTGGAGTAACTATATTCATCTTTTAGATACCTATTTATTTTAGGTACTATAATTTATTAATCTTAATATGAAAAATTCAATAATGATGTTAAGTGCAGCACTAATGCTTGGCGGAACAGCTCATGCTCAAAAGGTAGCTTTTGAAGAATACAATTTAGACAATGGTCTGCATGTTATCCTGCATAACGATCCATCGGCTCCGGTAGTGATTACATCGGTAATGTATCACGTGGGTTCAAAAGACGAACGCCCTGACCGCACCGGTTTTGCACATTTCTTCGAACATTTATTATTTGAAGGCACACAAAATATAAAACGCGGCGAATGGATGAAAATCGTTACCGCAAACGGAGGTGTTAATAACGCCAACACTTCAGACGACAGAACGTATTATTATGAAGTTTTCCCGTCAAATAACTTAGAATTAGGTTTATGGATGGAATCTGAAAGATTAATGCACCCAATCATTAATAAAATTGGAGTTGAAACACAAAACGAAGTCGTAAAAGAAGAAAAAAGAATGCGTTACGACAATCAGCCTTACGGAAATATTCTGCCGGAGGTAAAAAAGAATATGTTCAAAAACCATCCGTACCGCTGGACGACTATCGGTTCTATGAAAGATCTGGATGCCGCAACACTTGAAGAGTTCCAGGCATTTAATAAAAAATTCTATACCCCAAACAACGCTGTTCTGGTTGTAGCCGGAGATTTTGACAAAGCAAAAGCCAAAGAATGGGTTCAGAAATATTTTGGACCAATCCCAAAAGGCGAAACAGTAAAAAAACAAACTTTTACCGAAGAGCCAATCACCCAGACCATAAAAGCAACGTATGAAGACCCAAACATTCAGATCCCAATGGTTGTGGCTTCGTACAGAACGCCGTCTATGAAAACAAGAGACGCCAGAATCCTCGATCTGATTTCTTCTTATTTAAGTGACGGGAAAAGCTCTAAACTGTACAAGAAAATTGTCGACGACAAAAAAATGGCGCTTCAAATAGGCGCAGTTGGTTTTAGTCAGGAAGATTACGGAACCTATATATTATACGGTCTGCCAATGGCACCTTATACAACAGCCGATATTTTAAAAGAAATGGATGAAGAAATTGTAAAACTTCAAACCGATTTGATTTCTGATAAAGATTACCAAAAATTACAAAACAAATTCGATAATAATTTTGTGAATGCAAATTCCAGCGTAGAAGGAATTGCAGAAAACCTGGCTTCTTATTATTTATTGTACGGAGATGTAAACCTGATCAACACCGAAATTGATATTTACCACTCGATTACAAGAGAAGAAATCAGAGAAGCAGCCAGGAAATATCTAAACCCTAATCAGCGATTGATTTTAGATTATGTTCCTTCTCAAAAATCTCAAAACTAAGCTATCGAATCATGAAATATATACACACTTTTTTAATCCTTTTTTTCCTTACCGGAATTATGCAAGCACAAAATCGTCCACAGCCAAAACCAGGAAACCCGCCAGTTGTCAATATTAAAAAGCCTCAGACTTTTATTTTGGACAACGGTATGAAAGTTTTGGTTGTCGAAAACCATAAACTGCCAAGAGTAAGTTTCAATTTAACACTGGACAACGCTCCTTTTACCGAAGGAAATAAAAAAGGCGTCGACGAATTAACGAGCAGTTTAATTGGAAACGGAACCAAAAAAACATCAAAAGAAGCGTTTAACGAAGAAATTGATTTTTACGGAGCCAATATCAATTTTACCTCACAAGGCGCATTTGCAAGTTCACTTTCTAAATATTCAGGCCGTGTTCTGGAACTTTTGGCCGAAGGTGCTTTACAGCCAAACTTCACCCAAGCCGAATTTGATAAAGAAAAAGCAAAATTAATTGAAGGGCTTAAAGCCGATGAAAAAAGCGTTCCGGCTATTGCAAACCGCGTGGTTGATGTTTTAACTTTCGGAAAAAACCATCCTAATGGAGAATATCTTTCTGAAGAAACAGTAAAAAATGTAACCCTTGCTGATGTTCAAAATAACTACAACACGTATTTTGTTCCCGAAAATGCCTATTTGGTTATCATTGGCGATGTTAAACTAAAAGAAGTAAAACCGGCGGTTGAAAAACTTTTTAAGGGATGGAAAAAACAAGCCGCTCCAAAAAATACGTATCCGGATCCGGAAAAAGCTTCACAACTTCAAATTGATTTTGTTGATGTGCCAAATGCCGTTCAGTCTGAAATTTCTTTGGTAAATACCGTTAATTTAAGAATGAGTAATCCTGATTTCTTTCCGGCTGTTATTGCCAATCAGATTTTAGGAGGCGATTTCAACAGTTATTTAAATATGAATCTGCGCGAACAACATGCCTGGACATATGGTGCAAATTCAAGCCTTGGAAGCGGAAAATATGTCAGCAAATTCAAAGCTTCGTCTGCTGTTAGAAACACTGTAACAGACAGTGCTGTGGTTCAGTTTATAAAAGAAATTAAACGTGTAAGAACCGAAAAAGTTTCTGAAGATGTCCTTAAAAATGTAAAAGCAGGATATATTGGCCGCTTTGTAATGCAGGTCGAAAAACCTCAGGCCGTTGCCCGATATGCTTTAAACATCGAAACAGAAAAACTTCCGGCAGATTTCTACGAAAAATACATTCAGACCATTAACAATGTTACGGTCGATGATATTTATCGTGTTGCCAACAAATATTTCATGCTTGATAATATGCGAATTGTGGTTGTTGGGAAAGGTTCTGATGTAATTGAAGGTCTTGAAAAACTTCAAATCCCGATTTATTATTATGACAAATACGGAAATCCGGTTGAAAAACCAGCTGTAAAAAAAGAAGCACCATCGAATATTACAGCCAAAACTGTTTTCGAAAACTACATTAAAGCCATTGGAGGAGAAAAAGCCGTTGCTGCCGTAAAAACACTTTACATGAACGGAACAACGACTATTCCGCAGGCTCCGGGACCGCTTACTTTTACTTCAAAATTAGATTCTAAAGGAAAAATGATGGTATCGCTTTCTATGGGAACCATGACTTTGATGAAACAGGTTGTAAACGAAAAAGGGGCATATATTGAACAACAGGGACAACGCAAAAACCTTGAAGGCGAAGATTTAAATGATATGAAGGCAAACGCTGCTCCTTTTGAAGAACTTCAAATATTGCTAAAAAGAACCGATTTAAAAGTTGACGGCATTGAACCAATTAACGGAAAAGATGCCTACGCTATAAAAGACGGCAAAACGACTTATTTCTATGATGTAAAATCTGGATTAAAAGTAGCAGAATCAAAAGTACGCGAACAAGGCGGAAAATCGGTTACACAAATCACAAACTTCAATGATTATAAAGAAGTAAAAGGCGTAAAAGTTCCTTTTAACCTCGTACAAAATATTGGCTTTGAACTGGACATCAAAATGTCTGAAATCAAAATCAACGAAGGAGTTTCTGATGCAGATTTTAAATAAACTGCTAAAACTCTAAGTTTTTAAGGGGATTTTGTCAAAGTTTAAAACTTGGATAAAGCTTTTTAAAATTCACTTAACAAACTTCGGCATAAACCAATAAAAACAAGAAAGGCTGTCAATTACGACAGCCTTTCTTATTGATTATTCAACATCCAGATACGGATTTAGAATTTCTGCTAATTCATTCAGCCAGTAAAAACCATCCTGAAGACCTAACTTCTCGATTTCCATGGTTTCGCAGTCTCTCATTATACTTAAGGCTAAAATGTAATTCACTTTGCGAATGTTTTTTGCCATAAGTTTAGGATCAATCGAATTGCTGAAAAAATCTTTCAACCTTAATTCTGTTTCTTTCGAAAGGGTGTTTGTAATCATAATGTTTGACGGTTTGGAAGTAAAAACCCGCATAGATTAGATGTCCTACGCCGTCAAAGCGTTGCGGTTGTTTCCAATACCGCCACCATTCTGCACGGGCAAACGTTTAGTTGAAATCATATAGTGAACAATTAGGAATTACAAAGATATAGAAATAAAAGAAAAATACTACATTATTAAGTAAAAAACCTGTGTAGTAAAGATGTCCTACGTCGCAAAAAAACGTTACGGTCGTTTCCAATACCGCCATCACAATACACAGGTTTAAACTTTGGAAGTATAAAAAATTAAAAACCCGAATAGCTAAGGTGTTCTTCGCCGTCAAAACGATGTGGTTGTTTCCAATACCACCACCATACCACACGGGTAAATTTCTTTGAGTTTACATTAACTGACTTTAAAAAAATGCAAATATACAAAAATAAGAAAAATACTACAATTAAAGTTGATTGAAAAAACCCGCATGGATTAGGTGTCCTACGCTGTTCAAGGCGTTGCGGTTGTTTCCAATACCGCCACCATACCACACGGGCAAGTTTTATATATTTTTAGAATCTTTGTCAAGGTTTCTCTTTGATCTTGTCAAAAGAAAATTAATACCTTACTTCTTCGCTGACAAATATACTCCAATCAAAATAATAAACGCTCCAAAAAACTGAATTGGCGTAAGCATTTCGTTATCTAATAATCCCCAAAAGAAAGCTACAATAGGGATTAAATACGTTACCGATGTTGCAAAAACCGGAGACGAAATCTGAATAAGTTTAAAGAATAAAATATTCGCAATTCCTGTTCCTACAACGCCTAAAATCATGACAAAGAAAATAGAATGCTGCGTTTCTTCGAGGCTTAGTTTCTGAGAAATATCTGTAGAACCTAAAATAATCAAGGCCGGAATCAGCAAAACGGCAAAATTTCCTGTTGTAATACTTACCGAATTTAAATCAGGAAGATATCTTTTAATCAAATTTACATTTACCGCATAACAAATTGTGGCAATAACTACCAAACCTACATAATAGTAGTTTTGTCCCGGATGTGCCACGGCCCCGCTTAAAACCAGCAGTAAACAGCCAATCAAACCAATGAAAACACCCCAAACCTGACGTTTCTGAAATTGGATTCCAAATAAAATCGCTCCCAAAACCAAAGTATTCAAAGGGGTAAGCGAATTCATGATGGCTACAATCGAACTATCGACTTCGGTCTCTGCAATTGCGAAGAGAAACGCCGGAACAAAAGTCCCGAAAAAAGACGTCATAGCCACAAATTTCCATTGACCGGCAGAGATTTTCAACAGACTTTTAAACCCAAAAATAAGCAAAAGCAAGGCTGCAAAAATGATTCGGAATGCCCCAACCTGAACCGCCGATAAACCGACTAATCCTCTTTTAATCAATATAAATGAACTTCCCCAAACCAAAGACAATACTAATAAGTACGCCCATTTTAATTGTTTTGCCTCCATAAAATGTATTTTAGTGCAAATTTGTACTATTTTTGCGAACTGACCTCTGTTTTTTCCTAATTTTGCAAAGAACACAATTACTCATTCAAAATCATTATATAATGAAAATTACAAAAATCATCGCTGTTGCCGCAATCGCCGGTTTAACATTCGTAAGCTGTAAAAAAGAAGAAGATAAAAATCTTGCTAATATAAAAACCGAAGAAACTGCTCCTAAAGCACACGTGGCAATTGCACCTGAAAATGTACAGACTGCAAGTTTCGAAATCGAAGGAATGACTTGTGCAATGGGCTGCGCTAAAACTATCGAGAAAGAATTATCGAACTTAGATGGTGTAGAAAAAGCAGCGGTTGACTTTGACAAAAAAACAGCAACGGTTACTTTTGACAAAACAGTTCAAAATCCGGAATCTTTAACCAAAATTGTTCAGGCAACTGGAGACGGAAAAACATATAAAGTTTCGAACTTTAAGTCGTAATTGATTATTAATTACATAAAAGGCGTTCGTTTTGAACGCCTTTTGTTGTTTAAATACAATCCGAAATTTTTTTTTAACACAGAGAAACATAGATTCTTATGCTGGAAAAGGGTATAAAAGAAACCCTGTTTCTACACATAGCATGTGAATTTTAAATGAGTAAAATGCCTTTTTAAAGTTACGATAACTATGTTCCTATCTGTAAAAAAATACACTTAATGGATAAAATACAGTAATAGAAATGACATTAGAGTCCGCTTATTCTACAAATCCAATCGTGCAGCAATTTCTTAGATATGGTAATCTGAGTGCCGAAGCTGTAAAAGATATTGACCAGAGAACCATGCATTTTCTTAAAAAGAAGAATGAGCATTTTTTAAAAGAAGGGCAAAATCTATCAAGCTATTTTGTAATTGCCAAAGGAATAATACGCGCTTATTTTCATAGAAACGAAAAGGAAGTTAATACATGGTTTGGTGAAGAAGATCAAATTTTTGGTTCTATTCTGCCTGTCTATGCTGATAAACCATCGTTTGAGAATATCCAGTTTCTTGAAGATTCAGAAATATATGCCATTTCATCGTATGATTTAAATGATCTCTACCGCATTTATCCCGAGTTAAACTTAATTGGAAGAAAAATAGCCGAAGAGGTTTGCATCATTCTCGAAGAAAGAGCGGTTTCATTGCATACAGAATCGGCTGCAGAGCGTTATGAAACGTTGATACGATTGCAGCCTAATCTTCTAAACCGAATCAATCTCGGACATATCGCCTCCTATTTGGGCATTACTCAGGAAACCTTAAGCCGAATTAGAAAACAATGAATTTGGAATTTTAATTTGATCTACATCAAAAAATCGCCTTTTTTTCTGAAGTTACTTTGCAGTTCAATATTAAATTATAAAAAATGAATTGGATTGCTTTAGTCATTGCAGGAATTTTCGAAATTGGCTGGCCTTTGGGCATGAAAATGGCCCAACAATCAGAAAACAATAAATTTATCTGGATACTTACTGCTGTTTTATCAATGGTCGTGAGCGGAAGTTTGTTGTTTTATTCTCAAAAAACAATTCCTATAGGCACTGCTTATGCGGTTTGGACAGGAATTGGCGCAGTTGGCACACTTGTAGTCGGGATATTATTTTTTGGAGATTCATCTAATATTCTCAGACTTTTATCTGCCGTTTTAATCGTTGCAGGAATCATCGGTTTGAAATTGTTTTAATCTGCGGAGCGGAGAGAAATAAAAAAATATCCTAACACATAGAAATATAGATTTTTATATCAGAAAAGGGTGTAAAAGAAACCCGTTTCTACACATAGCTATGTGAATTTTAAATGAGCGAAACGTCTTTTCCGGCTGCAATAAACTATGTTTCTATGTGTTTAAAAAATTGCGCTCTAATGGTTTATTCTAAAAATTTAAAATAAAGATTGCACAAAAAAAGGATCTTATTAGATCCTTTTTTATTTCCATTTTAATGTTTCCATAATTCGCTGCATGTCGTTTTTAACATAACTTGCTGCCGGCATAATCGAATCGAAATTAGGTTTTGCATAAAAATAAACAGACCCAATTAAGAAATGTTTTGTACTGTCCGTCACATAAAACTGCGAGTTTGTGGCAGCATTTCCGTTTACCTGATAAAACATTCCGTACACTTTCTTTTCAGGATTTAAATACGGCTGTTCCAAAATATCATCAGCTTTAATAACATGCTCATAAGTTAGTTTTTGAGCGTCTTTTAAAAGATTTTCTATATTGCCGTTTACAGGTTTATAAGTCAAATAAATCGTTGCTTTCATTTTTGGATACGTTATGGCAAAACCACAGTCTTTTTCTCCTTTAATGATGGCATCTTCATTCATTTCAAAACCAAACGGACAATTATTGGCAAAGTTTACATATTTTGCTTCAGGATAATCAAGTCTCAGGAAACTTCCGGGTTTTGGCAGTACATCGTCTTTACAGCTTACAAGAGTTAAAACTACCAAAATGACACTTACCGAAATTATTTTTTTTAACATTATTCTATTGTTACTTTTATTTGTTTTACGCGCTTTTTATCAACGGTTTCTATGGTAAAAACACAGTTTTCAAAAGTCACTTTTTGATCTTTTTTAGGGAAATTACCTAAAATTTCGAGGATGAATCCCGCCAGAGTTTCTGCTTCGCCTTTTCCGGCTTCAAAAACATCTTCGTCGACATCTGTAATTCTGTAAAAATCTTTAAGATTTATTTTTCCTTCAAAAAGAAATGTTTTATCGTCTATCTGCGAAAAATTTAAATTTTCATCGTCAAATTCATCGCTTATATCCCCTACTATTTCTTCGATTACATCTTCTAAAGAAACCAGTCCTGATGTACCTCCGTATTCATCAACCACAATTGCAAGATGACTTTTAAGGCCCTGAAAATCCTTTAAAAGGTTATCCAGTTTTTTATTCTCCGGAACAAAAAAAGCTTCTCGTATTAAAGAGGCCCAGTCAAAATCGTCTTTGTCAATATGAGGCAATAAATCCTTTACGAATAAAACGCCTTCGATCTGGTCGATATTGTCGCGGTAAACCGGAATTCTCGAAAATCCTTTTTCAATTATTTTCGGATAAATAGCCTTAAACGATTCGGATATTTCCAGCGCAAAGATATCAATTCGCGGACTCATAACCTGCTTTGTATCGGTATTTCCAAAAGAAACAATGCCTTCGAGTATTTTTTGCTCTTCGGTAGATGTTCCTTCAGAATCTGTTAATTCCAAAGCCTGAGAGAGTTGATTAATCGAAAAATTATTTTTTTGTTTCCCTAATTTAGTATGCAGATATAAAGTAACCCTGCGCATTGGCAGACTTACAGGAGAAAGCAGTTTATCTAAAACTGAAATAAAATAAGCAAATCGTTTTGCAAATTTCACATTATTCCGGCTTGCGTATACTTTTGGCAGTACTTCGGCAAATAATAAAATGAGGAAAGTTACCAGAATTACTTCGAGGATAAATTTAAAAACGAGAGAGTCTACATTCGCAAAAATATTTCTCCCAATGAATGAAAACAGAATAA
This portion of the Flavobacterium gelatinilyticum genome encodes:
- the rpmA gene encoding 50S ribosomal protein L27 — its product is MAHKKGVGSSKNGRESESKRLGVKIYGGQAAIAGNIIVRQRGSKHNPGENVYISKDHTLHAKVDGVVKFQKKRDNKSYVSIIPFEA
- the rplU gene encoding 50S ribosomal protein L21, with amino-acid sequence MYAIVEIAGQQFKVSKDLKVYVHRLANEEGSKVSFDKVLLLDDNGNVTLGAPAIEGASVEAKVLQHLKGDKVIVFKKKRRKGYKKRNGHRQYLTQIVIEGITAAGGTKKAAAKKAVVAEEAPATEEVEAAPKAKKAAPKAKKETTKE
- a CDS encoding M16 family metallopeptidase, yielding MKNSIMMLSAALMLGGTAHAQKVAFEEYNLDNGLHVILHNDPSAPVVITSVMYHVGSKDERPDRTGFAHFFEHLLFEGTQNIKRGEWMKIVTANGGVNNANTSDDRTYYYEVFPSNNLELGLWMESERLMHPIINKIGVETQNEVVKEEKRMRYDNQPYGNILPEVKKNMFKNHPYRWTTIGSMKDLDAATLEEFQAFNKKFYTPNNAVLVVAGDFDKAKAKEWVQKYFGPIPKGETVKKQTFTEEPITQTIKATYEDPNIQIPMVVASYRTPSMKTRDARILDLISSYLSDGKSSKLYKKIVDDKKMALQIGAVGFSQEDYGTYILYGLPMAPYTTADILKEMDEEIVKLQTDLISDKDYQKLQNKFDNNFVNANSSVEGIAENLASYYLLYGDVNLINTEIDIYHSITREEIREAARKYLNPNQRLILDYVPSQKSQN
- a CDS encoding insulinase family protein, producing the protein MKYIHTFLILFFLTGIMQAQNRPQPKPGNPPVVNIKKPQTFILDNGMKVLVVENHKLPRVSFNLTLDNAPFTEGNKKGVDELTSSLIGNGTKKTSKEAFNEEIDFYGANINFTSQGAFASSLSKYSGRVLELLAEGALQPNFTQAEFDKEKAKLIEGLKADEKSVPAIANRVVDVLTFGKNHPNGEYLSEETVKNVTLADVQNNYNTYFVPENAYLVIIGDVKLKEVKPAVEKLFKGWKKQAAPKNTYPDPEKASQLQIDFVDVPNAVQSEISLVNTVNLRMSNPDFFPAVIANQILGGDFNSYLNMNLREQHAWTYGANSSLGSGKYVSKFKASSAVRNTVTDSAVVQFIKEIKRVRTEKVSEDVLKNVKAGYIGRFVMQVEKPQAVARYALNIETEKLPADFYEKYIQTINNVTVDDIYRVANKYFMLDNMRIVVVGKGSDVIEGLEKLQIPIYYYDKYGNPVEKPAVKKEAPSNITAKTVFENYIKAIGGEKAVAAVKTLYMNGTTTIPQAPGPLTFTSKLDSKGKMMVSLSMGTMTLMKQVVNEKGAYIEQQGQRKNLEGEDLNDMKANAAPFEELQILLKRTDLKVDGIEPINGKDAYAIKDGKTTYFYDVKSGLKVAESKVREQGGKSVTQITNFNDYKEVKGVKVPFNLVQNIGFELDIKMSEIKINEGVSDADFK
- a CDS encoding DMT family transporter, translating into MEAKQLKWAYLLVLSLVWGSSFILIKRGLVGLSAVQVGAFRIIFAALLLLIFGFKSLLKISAGQWKFVAMTSFFGTFVPAFLFAIAETEVDSSIVAIMNSLTPLNTLVLGAILFGIQFQKRQVWGVFIGLIGCLLLVLSGAVAHPGQNYYYVGLVVIATICYAVNVNLIKRYLPDLNSVSITTGNFAVLLIPALIILGSTDISQKLSLEETQHSIFFVMILGVVGTGIANILFFKLIQISSPVFATSVTYLIPIVAFFWGLLDNEMLTPIQFFGAFIILIGVYLSAKK
- a CDS encoding heavy-metal-associated domain-containing protein, giving the protein MKITKIIAVAAIAGLTFVSCKKEEDKNLANIKTEETAPKAHVAIAPENVQTASFEIEGMTCAMGCAKTIEKELSNLDGVEKAAVDFDKKTATVTFDKTVQNPESLTKIVQATGDGKTYKVSNFKS
- a CDS encoding Crp/Fnr family transcriptional regulator; its protein translation is MTLESAYSTNPIVQQFLRYGNLSAEAVKDIDQRTMHFLKKKNEHFLKEGQNLSSYFVIAKGIIRAYFHRNEKEVNTWFGEEDQIFGSILPVYADKPSFENIQFLEDSEIYAISSYDLNDLYRIYPELNLIGRKIAEEVCIILEERAVSLHTESAAERYETLIRLQPNLLNRINLGHIASYLGITQETLSRIRKQ
- a CDS encoding DMT family transporter; translation: MNWIALVIAGIFEIGWPLGMKMAQQSENNKFIWILTAVLSMVVSGSLLFYSQKTIPIGTAYAVWTGIGAVGTLVVGILFFGDSSNILRLLSAVLIVAGIIGLKLF
- the gldD gene encoding gliding motility lipoprotein GldD gives rise to the protein MLKKIISVSVILVVLTLVSCKDDVLPKPGSFLRLDYPEAKYVNFANNCPFGFEMNEDAIIKGEKDCGFAITYPKMKATIYLTYKPVNGNIENLLKDAQKLTYEHVIKADDILEQPYLNPEKKVYGMFYQVNGNAATNSQFYVTDSTKHFLIGSVYFYAKPNFDSIMPAASYVKNDMQRIMETLKWK
- a CDS encoding gliding motility-associated protein GldE, which codes for MDPEPSLLLSSTLDINLIIGFVAIFILLFLSAIVSGAEVALFSLSQKDIDDTLQENLSKGKIISDLLDRPKKLLATLLVANNFLNIGVVILFSFIGRNIFANVDSLVFKFILEVILVTFLILLFAEVLPKVYASRNNVKFAKRFAYFISVLDKLLSPVSLPMRRVTLYLHTKLGKQKNNFSINQLSQALELTDSEGTSTEEQKILEGIVSFGNTDTKQVMSPRIDIFALEISESFKAIYPKIIEKGFSRIPVYRDNIDQIEGVLFVKDLLPHIDKDDFDWASLIREAFFVPENKKLDNLLKDFQGLKSHLAIVVDEYGGTSGLVSLEDVIEEIVGDISDEFDDENLNFSQIDDKTFLFEGKINLKDFYRITDVDEDVFEAGKGEAETLAGFILEILGNFPKKDQKVTFENCVFTIETVDKKRVKQIKVTIE